The Micromonospora sp. Llam0 genome includes a window with the following:
- a CDS encoding amidohydrolase family protein, which produces MSAATRPGPVDTVLTNCTVVDARILDGVGPVTDAAVWVRGDRIAAVGPATEVTAAARAEADVTEVDLGGAYLTPGLTNMHTHLSLSLPGAGGQSVKDMTSHELALYMADGARRTLLCGVTTVRCVAEKDHADFALRRAITAGRVTGPRIFTAGRALVCTGGHGHESTDTLECDGADGFRRGVRSQIRAGADLIKVMISGGIAGEHESIHTRQLFPDEMAAVIDTAHAWGRKVTAHAGPAPVIGEAVELGLDCVEHGYQLTEEVAARMARRGTALVPTLLVTRCKEFFDELGVPQWMQCRSLGAGPRHLESYAMALAAGVEVLLGSDMPPFWQFEGTNASVRELEYLSESGIGPARALYAGTLGPVRWLGAEADLGTVETGKYADLVAMDADPVADTSAFRGVRWVMSGGRVVRDDRTGWTAW; this is translated from the coding sequence ATGAGCGCAGCCACCCGCCCCGGGCCGGTCGACACCGTCCTGACCAACTGCACCGTCGTCGACGCCCGCATTCTTGACGGCGTTGGCCCGGTCACCGACGCCGCCGTCTGGGTACGCGGCGACCGGATCGCCGCCGTCGGCCCGGCCACCGAGGTGACCGCCGCCGCCCGCGCCGAGGCCGACGTCACCGAGGTCGACCTCGGCGGGGCGTACCTGACGCCCGGGCTGACCAACATGCACACCCACCTGTCGCTGTCGCTGCCCGGTGCCGGCGGGCAGAGCGTCAAGGACATGACTTCGCACGAGCTGGCCCTCTACATGGCCGACGGGGCCCGGCGCACCCTGCTCTGCGGGGTGACCACGGTCCGCTGCGTCGCCGAGAAGGACCACGCCGACTTCGCGCTGCGCCGGGCGATCACCGCCGGCCGGGTCACCGGGCCACGGATCTTCACCGCCGGCCGGGCGCTGGTCTGCACCGGCGGGCACGGCCACGAGAGCACCGACACCCTGGAATGCGACGGGGCCGACGGGTTCCGGCGCGGCGTGCGCAGCCAGATCAGGGCCGGCGCCGACCTGATCAAGGTGATGATCTCCGGCGGGATCGCCGGCGAGCACGAGTCGATCCACACCCGGCAGCTGTTCCCGGACGAGATGGCCGCCGTCATCGACACCGCGCACGCCTGGGGCCGCAAGGTCACCGCGCACGCCGGCCCGGCACCGGTCATCGGCGAAGCCGTCGAGCTGGGCCTGGACTGTGTCGAGCACGGCTACCAGCTCACCGAGGAGGTGGCCGCCCGGATGGCACGGCGCGGCACCGCGCTGGTGCCGACCCTGCTGGTCACCCGGTGCAAGGAGTTCTTCGACGAACTCGGCGTACCGCAGTGGATGCAGTGCCGGTCGCTCGGTGCCGGACCCCGGCACCTGGAGAGCTACGCGATGGCCCTGGCCGCCGGGGTGGAGGTGCTGCTCGGCAGCGACATGCCGCCGTTCTGGCAGTTCGAGGGCACCAACGCCTCGGTGCGGGAGCTGGAGTACCTGTCGGAGAGCGGCATCGGCCCGGCCCGCGCCCTGTACGCCGGCACCCTCGGCCCGGTCCGCTGGCTCGGTGCCGAGGCCGACCTCGGCACCGTCGAGACCGGCAAGTACGCCGACCTGGTGGCGATGGACGCCGACCCGGTCGCCGACACGTCCGCGTTTCGGGGCGTGCGCTGGGTGATGTCCGGCGGCCGGGTGGTCCGCGACGATCGCACCGGCTGGACCGCCTGGTGA
- a CDS encoding ABC transporter ATP-binding protein: protein MDPTTITRDLLAIENLSVLIRRPGRQVAALSGVSLHVDRGEVVGLVGESGGGKSMVARSIVGLLPGGAQATGRVRFHGGDATGDSADGRDAGADGGGDTGAPVDVLRLGPEQLRRHRGHGAAICFQNPRGALSPTRTVGRQLTDRLTTHQGMTRQQARETARELFAAVGIRSPQRRLDAYPHELSGGMAQRVMISLATGCAPGLLIADEPTTGLDVTLAREILRQFRQAADTDRRGVLLISHDLASIAEVCDRVVVLYAGTVVESGPAAQVLRAPAHPYTRALLASVPDVDGRPVRATAGGMPLLTAPPDDCPFVSRCAHATDRCAAQRPPTGAVPAAASDRAAGRTTASDPAAGGTAGWTLACFHPQTGPLVTDPAVVAPSTGTGSTGTATRVAPDPVGATERTVLRIDDAHVVYRSRFGRGGHHALRGVDLTVAAGETLGVVGESGCGKSTLAKLILGLVEPASGTVEIGGARMAELRGRALRTLRTRAQMVFQDPFGALSPRRTVADAIAEPLRALGVPAQQRAERVGAALDRMELDRSILGRRPHELSGGQAQRVGIARALVGDPDLIVFDEPTSALDVTVQAQILEVIRDVAADRDRGSVFISHDLATVRGFADRVIVLYLGRIVEEGPVDEVFTSPAHPYTRALLSSAPSLGAGFGGGRVELLKDLDESDAAAGCPLAARCPFVTGRCRTEQQQLRPYGRSRAACWRAPEIPDLLTESER, encoded by the coding sequence ATGGACCCGACTACGATCACCCGGGACCTGCTCGCCATCGAGAACCTGTCGGTGCTGATCCGCCGACCCGGTCGGCAGGTCGCCGCGCTCAGCGGGGTCAGCCTGCACGTCGACCGGGGCGAGGTGGTCGGCCTGGTCGGTGAGAGCGGCGGCGGCAAGTCGATGGTGGCCCGCTCGATCGTCGGCCTGCTGCCCGGTGGCGCGCAGGCCACCGGCCGGGTCCGCTTCCACGGCGGCGACGCCACCGGCGACTCCGCCGACGGGCGGGATGCCGGTGCCGACGGTGGCGGCGACACCGGCGCCCCGGTCGACGTGCTGCGGCTCGGCCCGGAGCAGCTGCGCCGCCACCGCGGCCACGGCGCGGCGATCTGCTTCCAGAACCCGCGCGGCGCGCTCAGCCCCACCCGTACCGTCGGTCGACAGTTGACCGACCGGCTCACCACCCATCAGGGCATGACCCGGCAGCAGGCCCGCGAGACGGCCCGGGAGCTGTTCGCGGCGGTCGGCATCCGCAGCCCGCAGCGGCGGCTCGACGCGTACCCGCACGAACTGTCCGGCGGGATGGCGCAGCGGGTGATGATCTCGCTGGCCACCGGCTGCGCGCCCGGCCTGCTGATCGCCGACGAACCCACCACCGGCCTGGACGTCACCCTGGCCCGGGAGATCCTGCGGCAGTTCCGCCAGGCCGCCGACACCGACCGGCGCGGGGTGCTGCTCATCTCGCACGACCTGGCCTCGATCGCCGAGGTCTGCGACCGGGTGGTGGTGCTCTACGCCGGCACCGTCGTGGAGAGCGGCCCGGCGGCGCAGGTGCTGCGCGCCCCGGCCCACCCGTACACCCGGGCGCTGCTCGCCTCGGTGCCCGACGTGGACGGCCGCCCGGTGCGGGCCACCGCCGGCGGGATGCCGCTGCTGACCGCCCCGCCCGACGACTGCCCGTTCGTCTCCCGGTGCGCGCACGCCACCGACCGCTGCGCCGCGCAGCGTCCGCCGACCGGCGCCGTGCCGGCAGCCGCGTCGGACCGCGCCGCCGGCCGTACGACCGCGTCGGATCCGGCCGCTGGCGGTACGGCCGGTTGGACGCTGGCCTGCTTCCACCCGCAGACCGGGCCGTTGGTCACCGACCCGGCCGTCGTCGCACCGTCGACTGGTACCGGGTCGACCGGCACCGCGACGAGGGTCGCCCCCGACCCGGTCGGCGCAACCGAGCGGACGGTGCTGCGCATCGACGACGCGCACGTGGTCTACCGCAGCCGGTTCGGTCGCGGCGGGCACCACGCGTTGCGCGGCGTCGACCTGACCGTCGCCGCCGGCGAAACGCTCGGCGTGGTCGGAGAGAGCGGCTGCGGCAAGTCGACCCTGGCCAAGCTGATCCTCGGGCTGGTCGAGCCGGCCAGCGGCACCGTGGAGATCGGCGGCGCCCGGATGGCCGAGCTGCGCGGCCGGGCGCTGCGCACCCTGCGGACCCGCGCCCAGATGGTGTTCCAGGATCCGTTCGGCGCGCTCAGCCCGCGCCGCACCGTCGCCGACGCCATCGCCGAACCGCTGCGCGCGCTCGGCGTACCGGCCCAGCAGCGGGCCGAACGGGTCGGTGCCGCGCTGGACCGGATGGAGCTGGACCGGTCGATCCTCGGCCGCCGCCCGCACGAACTCTCCGGCGGGCAGGCGCAGCGGGTCGGCATCGCCCGCGCCCTGGTCGGCGACCCCGACCTGATCGTCTTCGACGAGCCGACGTCGGCGCTGGACGTCACCGTGCAGGCGCAGATCCTGGAAGTGATCCGCGACGTCGCCGCCGACCGGGACCGGGGCAGTGTGTTCATCTCCCACGACCTGGCCACGGTACGCGGCTTCGCCGACCGGGTCATCGTGCTCTATTTGGGCCGGATCGTGGAGGAAGGGCCGGTCGACGAGGTCTTCACCAGCCCGGCGCACCCGTACACCCGGGCGTTGCTGTCCAGCGCGCCGAGCCTCGGCGCCGGGTTCGGCGGCGGCCGGGTCGAGCTGCTCAAGGACCTCGACGAGTCGGACGCCGCCGCCGGTTGCCCGCTCGCCGCCCGCTGCCCGTTCGTCACCGGCCGGTGCCGCACCGAACAGCAGCAACTGCGGCCGTACGGGCGCAGCCGGGCGGCCTGCTGGCGGGCCCCGGAGATCCCCGACCTGCTGACCGAATCCGAAAGGTGA
- a CDS encoding hydantoinase B/oxoprolinase family protein: MTDNATVDGAATEVVRSYLVAAAEEMRSALVRTAFNPVIYEVYDFGISIYDAGLRLVAESTGLSRFLGANDYSIRKGVEYVGRENLHPGDIVLLNYPYWNAAHAYDATLFAPVFLPESSGGDGTLVGFLCVRAHWMDLGAKDPGYVLDSTDMHQEGVIFPGTKVFRRGEPAPEIIELIRFNSRMPELVIGDLHAQVAALRTGERRLIELVERFGLATVTTVVDTAIAAAQESTADALAALPQGCWTAVDWLDDDGITDEPIKMQVTVTIADGTCTVDFTGSSPAVAGPVNLPYGSTIATARVAFKALTTPTEQTNAGHFTALRVVAEPGSLFHAVYPAATFTQWTGTVAMELIYRALAQGMPDRLAASSGGDVPGFMMVGTHPDTGQLYAVSNNDPVGWGASPDHDGIGPANHLCQTQARNTPVEVLEARTGMFFERLEIRTDSGGAGRHRGGPGLRRDIRFATAGEFLSVVKKTRSAPWALDGGGQPDPIQVIVHPGTDREQRVSTKRTPVAPGDRVTLLTAGGGGHGYPRRRDPEAVREDVAEGYVSPDAARDVYGVPVPAPAERPAMTTSADRTPT; this comes from the coding sequence ATGACTGACAATGCCACTGTGGATGGCGCGGCGACCGAGGTGGTGCGCAGCTACCTGGTGGCCGCCGCCGAGGAGATGCGCTCCGCGCTGGTGCGCACCGCGTTCAACCCGGTCATCTACGAGGTGTACGACTTCGGCATCTCCATCTACGACGCCGGGCTGCGGCTGGTCGCCGAGTCGACCGGGCTGAGTCGGTTCCTCGGTGCCAACGACTACTCGATCCGCAAGGGCGTCGAGTACGTCGGCCGGGAGAACCTGCACCCCGGTGACATCGTGCTGCTCAACTACCCGTACTGGAACGCGGCGCACGCCTACGACGCCACCCTGTTCGCCCCGGTCTTCCTGCCAGAAAGTTCCGGTGGGGACGGCACGCTCGTCGGGTTCCTGTGCGTGCGGGCGCACTGGATGGACCTGGGGGCCAAGGACCCGGGCTACGTGCTCGACTCCACCGACATGCACCAGGAAGGCGTCATCTTCCCCGGCACCAAGGTGTTCCGCCGGGGCGAACCGGCGCCCGAGATCATCGAGTTGATCCGCTTCAACTCGCGGATGCCGGAACTGGTCATCGGCGACCTGCACGCCCAGGTCGCGGCGCTGCGCACCGGTGAGCGCCGGCTGATCGAGCTGGTCGAACGGTTCGGCCTGGCCACCGTGACCACGGTCGTCGACACCGCGATCGCCGCCGCCCAGGAGTCCACCGCCGACGCGCTCGCCGCGCTGCCGCAGGGCTGCTGGACCGCCGTCGACTGGCTCGACGACGACGGCATCACCGACGAGCCGATCAAGATGCAGGTCACCGTCACCATCGCCGACGGCACCTGCACGGTGGACTTCACCGGGTCGTCACCCGCCGTCGCCGGTCCGGTGAACCTGCCGTACGGGTCGACCATCGCCACCGCCCGGGTCGCGTTCAAGGCGCTCACCACGCCGACCGAGCAGACCAACGCCGGGCACTTCACCGCGCTGCGGGTGGTCGCCGAGCCGGGCAGCCTGTTCCACGCCGTCTACCCGGCCGCCACCTTCACCCAGTGGACCGGCACGGTGGCGATGGAGCTGATCTACCGGGCGTTGGCCCAGGGCATGCCGGACCGGCTTGCCGCCTCGTCCGGTGGCGACGTACCCGGGTTCATGATGGTCGGCACCCACCCCGACACCGGGCAGCTGTACGCGGTCAGCAACAACGACCCGGTCGGCTGGGGCGCCTCGCCCGACCACGACGGCATCGGCCCGGCCAACCACCTGTGCCAGACCCAGGCCCGCAACACCCCGGTCGAGGTGCTCGAGGCCCGCACCGGGATGTTCTTCGAACGGCTGGAGATCCGCACCGACTCCGGCGGCGCCGGCCGGCACCGGGGCGGACCCGGACTGCGCCGCGACATCCGGTTCGCCACCGCCGGCGAATTCCTGTCCGTGGTGAAGAAGACCAGATCGGCGCCGTGGGCGTTGGACGGTGGCGGGCAGCCGGACCCGATCCAGGTGATCGTCCACCCCGGCACCGACCGGGAACAGCGGGTCAGCACCAAACGCACGCCGGTCGCACCCGGTGACCGGGTCACCCTGCTCACCGCCGGTGGCGGCGGGCACGGATACCCGCGCCGACGCGACCCCGAGGCGGTACGCGAAGACGTCGCCGAAGGCTACGTGTCACCGGACGCCGCCCGCGACGTCTACGGCGTACCCGTCCCCGCACCCGCAGAGAGGCCCGCGATGACCACCTCCGCTGACCGGACGCCGACATGA
- a CDS encoding ABC transporter permease, giving the protein MVDLRAAGGPADSADDAAPVVAAGTARGGRFATVLISVGATILAVVALAAIAAPLLSSWGPQEIDPAGTLLPPGGSHPLGTDINGMDVWSRLLHAGRLDLGIAVAAVALAVLAGTTLGLVAGYFGGWVDDVLMRLLDIFQAFPTFILALAVAALLGGGTVNLILTIALVNAPGYARLVRAEVRSVRELPFIDAAVTSGASHLGVLWRHVLPNSLTPVRVIAPLGCGWAMLTLAGLSFLGLGISVPTAEWGSMISLGSPDVVAGRWWTSVPPGLFLLISVFGFSLLGEGLQERAEAKRR; this is encoded by the coding sequence ATGGTTGACCTGCGCGCGGCCGGCGGACCGGCGGACAGCGCCGACGACGCCGCCCCGGTGGTGGCCGCCGGCACCGCCCGGGGCGGCCGGTTCGCGACCGTACTGATCTCGGTCGGCGCGACGATCCTCGCGGTCGTGGCGCTGGCCGCGATCGCCGCACCGCTGCTGTCGTCGTGGGGCCCGCAGGAGATCGACCCGGCCGGCACCCTGCTGCCGCCCGGCGGCAGCCACCCGCTCGGCACCGACATCAACGGGATGGACGTGTGGAGCCGGCTGCTGCACGCCGGCCGGCTCGACCTGGGCATCGCGGTCGCCGCGGTCGCCCTCGCCGTGCTCGCCGGCACCACCCTCGGCCTGGTCGCCGGCTACTTCGGTGGCTGGGTCGACGACGTGCTGATGCGGCTGCTCGACATCTTCCAGGCGTTCCCCACCTTCATCCTGGCCCTCGCGGTGGCCGCCCTGCTCGGCGGCGGCACGGTCAACCTGATCCTGACCATCGCCCTGGTCAACGCCCCCGGCTACGCCCGGCTGGTGCGGGCCGAGGTCCGCTCGGTACGGGAACTGCCGTTCATCGACGCCGCGGTCACCTCCGGCGCGTCGCACCTCGGGGTGCTGTGGCGGCACGTGCTGCCGAACAGCCTCACCCCGGTACGGGTGATCGCCCCGCTCGGCTGCGGCTGGGCGATGCTCACCCTCGCCGGGCTGTCCTTCCTCGGGCTGGGCATCTCGGTACCGACCGCCGAATGGGGGTCGATGATCAGTCTCGGTTCGCCGGACGTGGTAGCCGGCCGCTGGTGGACTTCGGTGCCACCCGGCCTGTTCCTGCTGATCAGCGTGTTCGGCTTCAGCCTGCTCGGCGAAGGGCTGCAGGAACGCGCGGAAGCGAAACGGCGGTGA
- a CDS encoding hydantoinase/oxoprolinase family protein produces the protein MPAPHIRLAVDIGGTFVDAMELDTRTNQVRFRKASTTPARPWEGVLDAVTALGTDLSQVELFIHGTTLGLNAVLERRGGATGIITNEGFRDVFLLGRGNVPADHMYDFQYERPESLVKRRYTAGVTGRLDYQGRVVTELDPDSVRAAARTLVEEHGVGSIAVCFLHSFIDPSHERAAAALIREAYPQVSVSVSTDIVREHREYERTSTTVLEAYIRPIFERYVDELESGLADRGFAGRFLIMRSGGGSMTSTTAKKSPTHTVLSGPAGGIVGAAYLAGALGRDNLLTFDIGGTSLDACVIEAGSPVAAYEAQLEHFPLLIPTYDIRTIGAGGGSIAWLDRGLLKVGPQSAGADPGPVCYGRGGQRPTVTDASVVLGYVDPDRFLAGTMGLQAKAARAALDEQIATPLGLSPTAAAAGVYDVLLARTVGAVRQITVERGHDPRVFSLLAFGGAGPLLAPLLAREMGIREVVVPFAPSGFSAWGMLSADIVDDFSRTVLATLDADAPEGSVDLAALEAMFGEVEAEAVGSLVEQGVDAGSAVLERQLELRYLGQEHTLIVTVGAELDRDAIRDAFEQLHRTRYGHAMSNRLQILNLRVRGIGRTTRPELVRPPAGDGDPTRALLGHRDAFDFGTREVASFAVYDRAKLTPGDRFAGPALVDEGTSTTVVPSGQYVEVDPHGYLLVTLEEAK, from the coding sequence ATGCCCGCACCGCACATCCGGCTCGCCGTCGACATCGGCGGCACCTTCGTCGACGCGATGGAGCTGGACACCCGCACCAACCAGGTCCGGTTCCGCAAGGCGTCGACCACCCCGGCCCGCCCCTGGGAGGGCGTGCTGGACGCGGTGACCGCGCTCGGCACCGACCTGTCCCAGGTGGAGCTGTTCATCCACGGCACCACGCTCGGGCTCAACGCCGTGCTGGAGCGTCGGGGCGGGGCCACCGGCATCATCACCAACGAGGGTTTCCGGGACGTCTTCCTGCTCGGCCGGGGCAACGTGCCCGCCGACCACATGTACGACTTCCAGTACGAGCGGCCGGAGAGCCTGGTCAAGCGGCGGTACACCGCCGGGGTGACCGGCCGGCTCGACTACCAGGGTCGGGTGGTGACCGAACTCGACCCGGACAGTGTCCGGGCCGCCGCCCGCACCCTGGTCGAGGAGCACGGGGTCGGGTCGATCGCGGTCTGCTTCCTGCACTCGTTCATCGACCCCAGCCACGAACGCGCCGCCGCAGCGCTCATCCGCGAGGCGTACCCGCAGGTCAGCGTCTCGGTGTCGACGGACATCGTGCGCGAGCACCGCGAGTACGAGCGGACCAGCACCACCGTGCTGGAGGCGTACATCCGGCCGATCTTCGAACGCTACGTCGACGAACTGGAGTCCGGGCTGGCCGACCGGGGCTTCGCCGGCCGGTTCCTGATCATGCGCTCCGGCGGCGGCTCGATGACCTCGACGACGGCCAAGAAGTCGCCGACGCACACCGTGCTGTCCGGCCCGGCCGGCGGCATCGTCGGCGCCGCCTACCTGGCCGGCGCGCTGGGCCGGGACAACCTGCTCACCTTCGACATCGGCGGGACGTCGCTGGACGCCTGCGTGATCGAGGCCGGCAGCCCGGTCGCCGCGTACGAGGCGCAGCTGGAGCACTTCCCGCTGCTGATCCCGACCTACGACATCCGCACCATCGGCGCCGGCGGCGGCTCCATCGCCTGGCTGGACCGGGGGCTGCTGAAGGTGGGACCGCAGAGCGCCGGCGCCGACCCGGGGCCGGTCTGCTACGGCCGGGGCGGGCAGCGGCCGACCGTCACCGACGCCTCGGTGGTGCTCGGCTACGTCGACCCAGACCGGTTCCTCGCCGGCACCATGGGTCTGCAGGCCAAGGCGGCGCGGGCGGCGCTCGACGAGCAGATCGCCACCCCGCTGGGGCTGAGCCCGACCGCCGCCGCAGCCGGCGTCTACGACGTGCTGCTGGCCCGTACCGTCGGCGCGGTCCGGCAGATCACCGTGGAACGCGGCCACGACCCCCGGGTGTTCTCACTGCTCGCGTTCGGCGGCGCCGGGCCGCTGCTGGCCCCGCTGCTGGCCCGCGAGATGGGCATCCGAGAGGTGGTGGTGCCGTTCGCCCCGTCCGGCTTCTCCGCCTGGGGGATGCTGTCGGCCGACATCGTCGACGACTTCTCCCGTACCGTGCTGGCCACCCTGGACGCCGACGCGCCGGAGGGCAGCGTCGACCTGGCCGCGCTGGAGGCGATGTTCGGCGAGGTCGAGGCCGAGGCGGTCGGCTCCCTGGTGGAGCAGGGCGTCGACGCCGGCTCGGCGGTGCTGGAACGCCAGCTGGAACTGCGCTACCTCGGGCAGGAACACACCCTGATCGTCACCGTCGGCGCCGAGCTGGACCGCGACGCGATCCGGGACGCGTTCGAGCAACTGCACCGCACCCGGTACGGGCACGCGATGAGCAACCGACTGCAGATCCTCAACCTGCGGGTACGCGGCATCGGCCGGACCACCCGCCCGGAGCTGGTCCGCCCGCCGGCCGGCGACGGTGACCCGACGCGGGCGCTGCTCGGCCACCGCGACGCGTTCGACTTCGGCACCCGCGAGGTGGCGTCGTTCGCCGTCTACGACCGGGCGAAGCTGACACCGGGGGACCGGTTCGCCGGCCCGGCCCTGGTCGACGAGGGCACCTCCACCACGGTGGTGCCCAGCGGCCAGTACGTCGAGGTCGACCCGCACGGCTACCTGCTGGTGACCCTGGAGGAGGCGAAGTGA
- a CDS encoding hydantoinase B/oxoprolinase family protein: MTTLDGATAEVVRSYLISAAEEMRATLIRTSFNPVIYEVHDFGMSMYDADLRLIAEATGLTFFLGANDFSLAKGVAYVGRENLHRGDIVLLNYPYWNAAHASDATLFAPVFMPDPADADPDADGDLVGFLCVRAHWMDLGAKDPGYVLDSTDMHQEGLIFPGTKVVSRGEPVHEIHELIRFNSRMPAEVLGDLHAQIAALRTGERRFLEILAKFGRPTVAAAVEAIIADGEARSRAALAALPQGSWTATDWVDDDGITEDPVKMQVTVTIADGTFTVDFAGSSPAVPGPINMPYGATEAICKVILKSLTSPDQPSNAGTIAPLQVRAEPGTLFHAVYPQPTFTLWTGIVAVELILKALAQGMPDRLPASSGGDVPGFMMVGIHPDTGQLFAVSNNDPVGWGGTREHDGMNAATHVSGSTGRMTPIEVLEARTGMFFERFEMRTDSGGAGRHRGGVGLRRDIRFVTPGEFLSVIKKTKSAPWALDGGAQPDPNQVIVHPGTDRERRVSTKRTPVVPGDRVTLLTAGGGGHGDPRRRDPAAVREDVAEGYVSPAAAREVYGVDVDD, from the coding sequence GTGACCACGCTGGACGGAGCCACCGCCGAGGTGGTGCGCAGCTACCTGATCTCGGCCGCCGAGGAGATGCGGGCCACGTTGATCCGCACCTCGTTCAACCCGGTGATCTACGAGGTGCACGACTTCGGCATGTCGATGTACGACGCCGACCTGCGGCTGATCGCCGAGGCGACCGGGTTGACGTTCTTCCTCGGCGCCAACGACTTCTCGCTCGCCAAGGGGGTCGCCTACGTCGGCCGGGAGAATCTGCACCGCGGCGACATCGTGCTGCTGAACTACCCGTACTGGAACGCCGCGCACGCCTCGGACGCCACCCTGTTCGCCCCGGTGTTCATGCCGGACCCGGCCGACGCCGATCCGGACGCCGACGGCGACCTGGTCGGGTTTCTCTGCGTGCGGGCGCACTGGATGGACCTGGGTGCCAAGGACCCGGGGTACGTGCTCGACTCCACCGACATGCACCAGGAAGGGCTGATCTTCCCGGGTACGAAGGTGGTGTCCCGGGGCGAGCCGGTGCACGAGATCCACGAGCTGATCCGCTTCAACTCGCGGATGCCCGCCGAGGTGCTCGGCGACCTGCACGCCCAGATCGCCGCGCTGCGTACCGGTGAGCGGCGGTTCCTGGAGATCCTGGCGAAGTTCGGCCGGCCCACGGTGGCCGCCGCCGTCGAGGCGATCATCGCCGACGGCGAGGCCCGCAGCCGGGCCGCCCTCGCCGCCCTGCCGCAGGGCTCGTGGACCGCCACCGACTGGGTCGACGACGACGGCATCACCGAGGACCCGGTGAAGATGCAGGTCACCGTCACCATCGCGGACGGCACCTTCACCGTCGACTTCGCCGGCTCGTCACCGGCGGTGCCCGGCCCGATCAACATGCCGTACGGGGCGACCGAGGCGATCTGCAAGGTCATCCTGAAATCGTTGACCTCGCCCGACCAGCCGTCGAACGCCGGCACCATCGCGCCGCTGCAAGTCAGGGCCGAGCCGGGCACCCTGTTCCACGCCGTCTACCCGCAGCCGACGTTCACCTTGTGGACCGGCATCGTCGCCGTCGAGCTGATCCTCAAGGCACTCGCCCAGGGCATGCCGGACCGGTTGCCGGCCTCGTCCGGCGGCGACGTGCCCGGGTTCATGATGGTCGGCATCCATCCGGACACCGGGCAGCTCTTCGCGGTCAGCAACAACGACCCGGTGGGCTGGGGCGGCACCCGGGAGCACGACGGGATGAACGCCGCCACCCACGTCTCCGGCAGCACCGGCCGGATGACCCCCATCGAAGTTCTGGAAGCCCGGACCGGGATGTTCTTCGAACGGTTCGAGATGCGCACCGACTCCGGCGGCGCCGGCCGGCACCGGGGCGGCGTGGGGCTGCGGCGCGACATCCGGTTCGTCACCCCGGGTGAGTTCCTGTCGGTGATCAAGAAGACGAAGTCGGCGCCGTGGGCGCTCGACGGTGGCGCGCAGCCGGACCCGAACCAGGTGATCGTGCACCCGGGCACCGACCGGGAACGGCGGGTCAGCACGAAACGGACACCGGTGGTGCCCGGTGACCGGGTCACCCTGCTCACCGCCGGTGGCGGCGGGCACGGCGACCCGCGTCGGCGCGACCCGGCGGCGGTACGCGAAGACGTCGCCGAAGGCTACGTGTCGCCGGCCGCCGCCCGCGAGGTGTACGGGGTCGACGTCGATGACTGA
- a CDS encoding DUF4440 domain-containing protein, with protein sequence MSEQETAEIAAAIGDMYDAFLAGDRVRFDRHLHADVTTWETHLPGPLRTRDQLDAYRSQRDAAGARPVLDRLAPEDLRIDVWGDAAVARYVLVAVPAGGGPAEHSRVTDVLRRTGDGWRIVHHHSELVRHPAGPAREAALEPAGGPA encoded by the coding sequence ATGTCCGAGCAGGAGACCGCCGAGATCGCGGCCGCGATCGGCGACATGTACGACGCGTTCCTCGCCGGCGACCGGGTCCGCTTCGACCGGCACCTGCACGCCGACGTGACCACCTGGGAGACCCACCTGCCCGGCCCGCTGCGCACCCGCGACCAGCTGGACGCCTACCGGTCCCAGCGCGACGCCGCCGGGGCCCGGCCGGTACTGGACCGGCTGGCCCCCGAGGACCTGCGGATCGACGTGTGGGGCGACGCTGCGGTGGCCCGCTACGTGCTGGTCGCGGTGCCAGCCGGCGGCGGGCCGGCCGAACACAGCCGGGTCACCGACGTACTGCGCCGCACCGGCGACGGCTGGCGGATCGTGCACCACCACTCCGAACTGGTCCGCCACCCGGCGGGACCGGCCCGCGAAGCGGCCCTCGAACCGGCCGGCGGCCCGGCATGA